A stretch of the Arachis stenosperma cultivar V10309 chromosome 6, arast.V10309.gnm1.PFL2, whole genome shotgun sequence genome encodes the following:
- the LOC130933174 gene encoding nucleolin 1-like isoform X2: protein MVDADSAKKVSKTPSTPSVAAGGSKTLFVGNLSFSLQRSDFEEFFKDCGEVVDVRFSVDDTGRFKRFRHVEFAIAEAAQSALELNEHELLNHPVRLDLARERVSAIPSRKVISVKLVKLYSQGVLINLLEKREISRVSVPKDFKSGGPKWLWWLMLRHTPMIMRSLRKLKQWGSPNILKKKLPWKLLEP from the exons ATGGTTGATGCTGACTCAGCAAAGAAAGTT TCTAAAACCCCTTCTACACCTAGTGTTGCAGCAGGTGGATCAAAGACACTATTTGTTGGAAACCTGTCATTTAGTTTGCAACGATCTGACTT TGAGGAGTTTTTCAAAGATTGTGGAGAAGTAGTTGATGTTCGTTTTTCTGTTGACGATACTGGGAGGTTTAAACGCTTTAGACatgttgagtttgctattgcaGAGGCAGCACAAAGT GCTCTTGAATTGAATGAGCATGAGTTGTTGAATCATCCTGTTAGGCTTGATTTAGCTCGTGAAAGAG TTTCAGCAATTCCTTCCAGAAAGGTGATCAGCGTCAAACTGGTCAAACTATATTCACAAGGGGTTTTGATAAATCTCTTGGAGAAGag GGAGATCTCGAGGGTGTCAGTCCCAAAAGATTTCAAGTCTGGAGGTCCTAAATG GTTATGGTGGTTGATGCTGAGGCATACACCTATGATAATGAGGTCATTAAGAAAGCTGAAGCAATGGGGAAGCCCAAATATCCTGAAGAAGAAGCTACCGTGGAAACTACTAGAGCCATAA
- the LOC130933174 gene encoding nucleolin 1-like isoform X3, with protein sequence MVDADSAKKVSKTPSTPSVAAGGSKTLFVGNLSFSLQRSDFEEFFKDCGEVVDVRFSVDDTGRFKRFRHVEFAIAEAAQSALELNEHELLNHPVRLDLARERVSAIPSRKVISVKLVKLYSQGVLINLLEKREISRVSVPKDFKSGGPKCI encoded by the exons ATGGTTGATGCTGACTCAGCAAAGAAAGTT TCTAAAACCCCTTCTACACCTAGTGTTGCAGCAGGTGGATCAAAGACACTATTTGTTGGAAACCTGTCATTTAGTTTGCAACGATCTGACTT TGAGGAGTTTTTCAAAGATTGTGGAGAAGTAGTTGATGTTCGTTTTTCTGTTGACGATACTGGGAGGTTTAAACGCTTTAGACatgttgagtttgctattgcaGAGGCAGCACAAAGT GCTCTTGAATTGAATGAGCATGAGTTGTTGAATCATCCTGTTAGGCTTGATTTAGCTCGTGAAAGAG TTTCAGCAATTCCTTCCAGAAAGGTGATCAGCGTCAAACTGGTCAAACTATATTCACAAGGGGTTTTGATAAATCTCTTGGAGAAGag GGAGATCTCGAGGGTGTCAGTCCCAAAAGATTTCAAGTCTGGAGGTCCTAAATG TATTTAA
- the LOC130933174 gene encoding nucleolin 2-like isoform X1, whose translation MVDADSAKKVSKTPSTPSVAAGGSKTLFVGNLSFSLQRSDFEEFFKDCGEVVDVRFSVDDTGRFKRFRHVEFAIAEAAQSALELNEHELLNHPVRLDLARERVSAIPSRKVISVKLVKLYSQGVLINLLEKREISRVSVPKDFKSGGPKCFAYIDFKDFSSMKKALELNETELAVFNRLWWLMLRHTPMIMRSLRKLKQWGSPNILKKKLPWKLLEP comes from the exons ATGGTTGATGCTGACTCAGCAAAGAAAGTT TCTAAAACCCCTTCTACACCTAGTGTTGCAGCAGGTGGATCAAAGACACTATTTGTTGGAAACCTGTCATTTAGTTTGCAACGATCTGACTT TGAGGAGTTTTTCAAAGATTGTGGAGAAGTAGTTGATGTTCGTTTTTCTGTTGACGATACTGGGAGGTTTAAACGCTTTAGACatgttgagtttgctattgcaGAGGCAGCACAAAGT GCTCTTGAATTGAATGAGCATGAGTTGTTGAATCATCCTGTTAGGCTTGATTTAGCTCGTGAAAGAG TTTCAGCAATTCCTTCCAGAAAGGTGATCAGCGTCAAACTGGTCAAACTATATTCACAAGGGGTTTTGATAAATCTCTTGGAGAAGag GGAGATCTCGAGGGTGTCAGTCCCAAAAGATTTCAAGTCTGGAGGTCCTAAATG TTTTGCCTACATCGACTTCAAGGATTTTTCTAGCATGAAGAAAGCTCTAGAACTCAATGAAACTGAACTTGCTG TATTTAACAGGTTATGGTGGTTGATGCTGAGGCATACACCTATGATAATGAGGTCATTAAGAAAGCTGAAGCAATGGGGAAGCCCAAATATCCTGAAGAAGAAGCTACCGTGGAAACTACTAGAGCCATAA